The following proteins are co-located in the Legionella busanensis genome:
- the pheS gene encoding phenylalanine--tRNA ligase subunit alpha, producing the protein MQHITDLQLQAIEAIEQAQDINTLEAIRVDYLGKKGKLTEILKSLVKLSVEERPKVGQLVNQAKQTVNTHIENKLQHLKELQLKEKLSAEQIDVTLTGRQNKYGATHPITQVRQQINDYFSRLGFDIVSGPEIETDYYNFEALNIPSHHPARAMHDTFYFDSGHLLRTHTSPVQIRTMEQRQPPLRLIAPGRVYRCDSDLTHTPMFHQVEGLLIDEHATLTHLRGLLQDFFAYFFGKELALRFRPSYFPFTEPSAEVDIACTQCLGKGCRSCKFTGWLEVLGCGMVHPNVLKAVNIPVDQYQGWAFGMGIDRLAMLYFGIDDLRMMFENELAFLKQF; encoded by the coding sequence ATGCAACATATCACCGACTTACAACTTCAAGCTATTGAAGCTATCGAACAAGCTCAAGATATAAATACACTTGAAGCTATAAGAGTTGATTACCTGGGTAAAAAAGGTAAGTTAACTGAGATCTTAAAATCCCTTGTTAAATTAAGTGTTGAAGAAAGGCCAAAGGTAGGCCAGTTAGTTAACCAAGCTAAGCAGACGGTTAATACACACATTGAGAATAAACTACAGCATTTAAAAGAATTACAATTAAAAGAAAAGCTATCTGCTGAGCAAATCGATGTTACTTTGACAGGACGACAAAATAAATATGGTGCAACTCATCCTATTACTCAAGTAAGGCAGCAGATTAATGATTATTTTAGCCGGTTAGGATTTGATATCGTTAGTGGTCCTGAGATTGAAACCGATTATTATAATTTTGAAGCCTTGAATATTCCGAGCCACCATCCAGCGCGTGCGATGCATGATACTTTTTACTTTGACAGTGGCCATTTATTACGAACGCACACCTCACCTGTACAAATTCGCACAATGGAACAGCGCCAACCTCCTCTCCGTTTGATTGCACCTGGTCGTGTATACCGTTGTGATTCTGATCTAACACACACACCCATGTTTCATCAAGTTGAAGGATTATTAATAGATGAGCATGCAACACTAACGCATTTGCGCGGTTTACTGCAGGACTTTTTTGCTTATTTTTTTGGTAAGGAGTTAGCGTTACGTTTCAGACCTTCTTATTTTCCCTTTACAGAGCCTTCAGCAGAAGTGGATATTGCATGTACTCAATGTCTTGGTAAAGGTTGTCGTTCATGTAAGTTCACTGGCTGGCTTGAGGTATTAGGCTGTGGTATGGTACATCCTAATGTTTTAAAGGCTGTCAATATTCCTGTCGATCAATATCAAGGTTGGGCCTTTGGAATGGGGATTGATAGGTTAGCGATGCTATATTTTGGTATCGATGATTTAAGAATGATGTTTGAAAACGAGTTAGCTTTCTTAAAGCAATTTTAA